The Streptococcus toyakuensis genome has a window encoding:
- the adhP gene encoding alcohol dehydrogenase AdhP, with translation MKAVVVNPESTGVAVEEKVLRPLETGEALVEIEYCGVCHTDLHVAHGDFGQVPGRVLGHEGVGIVKEIAPDVKSLKVGDRVSVAWFFEGCGTCEYCTTGRETLCRTVKNAGYSVDGGMAEQCIVTADYAVKVPDGLDPAQASSITCAGVTTYKAIKEAKVEPGQWVVLYGAGGLGNLAVQYAKKVFNAHVIAVDINNDKLALAKEVGADIVINGLEVEDVPGLIKEKTDGGAHSAVVTAVSKVAFNQAVDSVRAGGRVVAVGLPSEMMELSIVKTVLDGIQVIGSLVGTRKDLEEAFQFGAEGLVVPVVQKRPVEDAVAIFDEMEKGQIQGRMVLDFTH, from the coding sequence ATGAAAGCTGTTGTTGTAAATCCAGAAAGCACTGGTGTTGCTGTTGAAGAAAAAGTACTCCGTCCACTTGAAACTGGGGAAGCACTTGTAGAAATTGAATACTGTGGTGTTTGCCACACTGACCTCCACGTTGCCCATGGTGACTTTGGCCAAGTACCAGGCCGTGTTCTAGGACATGAAGGTGTTGGTATCGTTAAGGAAATTGCCCCAGATGTAAAAAGCCTTAAAGTCGGCGACCGCGTCAGCGTTGCTTGGTTCTTTGAAGGATGTGGCACTTGCGAATACTGTACAACTGGTCGCGAGACCCTTTGCCGTACAGTGAAAAATGCTGGCTACTCAGTAGATGGTGGTATGGCTGAACAATGTATCGTAACTGCAGACTATGCTGTCAAAGTTCCTGACGGACTTGATCCAGCCCAAGCCTCTTCTATCACATGTGCTGGTGTAACAACCTATAAAGCTATTAAAGAAGCAAAAGTTGAACCAGGCCAATGGGTTGTTCTTTACGGTGCTGGTGGACTTGGTAACCTAGCTGTTCAATATGCTAAAAAAGTATTCAATGCTCATGTCATCGCAGTTGATATCAATAACGACAAACTTGCCCTTGCAAAAGAAGTAGGTGCTGACATTGTGATTAACGGCCTCGAAGTTGAAGATGTACCTGGACTCATCAAGGAAAAAACTGATGGTGGAGCTCATTCAGCTGTCGTAACTGCTGTATCTAAAGTTGCCTTCAATCAGGCTGTTGACTCAGTTCGTGCCGGTGGTCGCGTAGTCGCTGTTGGTCTTCCTTCTGAAATGATGGAACTCAGCATCGTAAAAACCGTTCTAGATGGAATCCAAGTCATCGGTTCTCTTGTTGGAACTCGTAAAGACTTGGAAGAAGCCTTCCAATTCGGTGCAGAAGGTTTGGTAGTTCCAGTTGTTCAAAAACGCCCAGTCGAAGATGCCGTAGCCATTTTCGACGAAATGGAAAAAGGTCAAATCCAAGGACGTATGGTACTCGACTTCACCCACTAA
- a CDS encoding pseudouridine synthase yields MRLDKFLVACAVGSRTEVKNMLKAGRVTVNGKKEKSAKLQIDEERDEIIFDGQVLEYEEFVYYMMNKPKGVISATEDPKHRTVLDLLDDLARSKEVFPVGRLDIDTHGLLLLTNDGQLAHALLSPKRHVDKTYQAQVKGIMTQEDVEIFAKGIPLKDFTCRPAKLEIVSIDTEKIQSQIRVTIAEGKFHQVKRMVAYCGKEVVDLQRLTMGTLVLDENLQRGEWRRLTKEELEVLLASIA; encoded by the coding sequence ATGAGATTGGATAAATTTTTAGTTGCCTGCGCTGTGGGGAGCCGGACTGAGGTCAAAAACATGCTCAAGGCTGGGCGAGTGACGGTAAATGGTAAAAAAGAGAAATCAGCTAAATTGCAGATTGATGAAGAAAGAGATGAGATTATCTTTGATGGGCAAGTGTTGGAGTATGAAGAGTTTGTCTACTACATGATGAACAAGCCCAAAGGAGTCATCTCAGCGACTGAGGATCCTAAGCACAGAACCGTTCTGGACTTGTTGGATGACTTGGCTCGGAGCAAGGAAGTTTTCCCAGTAGGACGCTTGGATATTGACACGCATGGTCTTTTGCTCTTGACCAATGATGGTCAGCTGGCCCATGCTCTTCTTTCACCTAAGCGTCATGTTGACAAGACGTATCAGGCACAAGTCAAGGGAATCATGACCCAAGAAGATGTGGAGATATTTGCTAAGGGAATTCCTCTTAAAGACTTTACTTGTCGGCCTGCTAAACTGGAGATTGTGTCCATAGATACAGAAAAAATTCAAAGCCAAATCCGTGTGACCATTGCAGAAGGGAAGTTTCATCAGGTCAAACGAATGGTTGCCTATTGCGGCAAGGAAGTAGTAGACTTGCAACGTTTGACTATGGGAACTTTAGTTTTAGATGAGAACTTGCAGCGAGGAGAATGGCGTCGCTTGACCAAGGAAGAATTAGAGGTTCTCCTTGCAAGTATTGCTTAA
- the pepC gene encoding aminopeptidase C, which yields MNAIQESFTDKLFANYEANVKYQAIENAASHNGIFAALERRQSHVDNTPVFSLDLTKDKVTNQKASGRCWMFAALNTFRHKLISQYKLENFELSQAHTFFWDKYEKSNWFLEQVIATADQDLTSRKVKFLLQTPQQDGGQWDMVVSLFEKYGVVPKSVYPESVSSSSSRELNAILNKLLRQDAQILRDLLVSGADQATVQAKKEDLLQEIFNFLAMSLGLPPRKFDFAYRDKDNNYQSEKGITPQEFYKKYVNLPLEDYVSVINAPTADKPYGKSYTVEMLGNVVGSRAVRYINVPMERLKELAIAQMQAGETVWFGSDVGQLSNRKAGILATDVYDFESSMDIQLTQDKAGRLDYSESLMTHAMVLTGVDLDENGKSIKWKVENSWGDKVGTDGYFVASDAWMDEYTYQIVVRKELLTTEEQAAYEAEPIVLAPWDPMGALAE from the coding sequence ATGAACGCGATTCAAGAATCATTTACTGATAAACTATTTGCCAATTATGAAGCAAATGTAAAATACCAAGCGATTGAAAATGCTGCCAGCCACAACGGAATTTTTGCAGCTCTAGAACGTCGCCAAAGCCATGTAGATAATACACCTGTTTTCTCATTGGATTTGACCAAGGACAAGGTAACCAACCAGAAAGCGTCTGGTCGTTGCTGGATGTTTGCAGCTCTCAACACCTTCCGCCACAAGCTCATCTCACAATACAAACTGGAAAATTTTGAGTTATCACAGGCCCACACCTTCTTCTGGGACAAGTATGAGAAATCCAACTGGTTCTTGGAGCAAGTCATTGCGACTGCAGACCAAGACTTGACGAGTCGTAAGGTTAAATTCCTACTTCAAACACCACAACAAGACGGTGGTCAGTGGGATATGGTCGTTTCTCTCTTTGAGAAATACGGTGTCGTGCCTAAGTCAGTTTACCCTGAGTCTGTTTCATCTAGCAGCAGCCGTGAACTAAATGCAATCCTTAATAAATTACTTCGTCAAGATGCTCAAATCTTGCGTGACTTGCTTGTTTCTGGTGCAGATCAAGCGACTGTTCAAGCTAAGAAAGAAGACCTCTTGCAAGAAATCTTTAACTTTCTTGCTATGTCATTGGGTCTTCCGCCACGTAAATTTGACTTTGCTTATCGCGATAAGGATAACAACTACCAAAGTGAAAAGGGCATTACACCACAAGAATTTTACAAGAAATATGTCAATCTTCCTCTAGAAGATTACGTTTCTGTTATCAATGCTCCAACTGCTGACAAGCCTTACGGCAAATCTTACACAGTTGAGATGTTGGGAAATGTGGTTGGTAGCCGTGCGGTTCGTTACATCAACGTTCCAATGGAGCGCTTGAAAGAATTGGCGATTGCTCAAATGCAAGCAGGTGAGACTGTTTGGTTTGGTTCTGATGTTGGTCAGCTCAGCAACCGTAAAGCTGGAATCCTTGCGACAGATGTTTATGACTTTGAATCAAGCATGGATATTCAACTCACTCAAGACAAGGCTGGACGTTTGGACTACAGTGAGAGCTTGATGACCCACGCTATGGTCTTGACAGGTGTTGATTTGGACGAAAATGGCAAATCAATCAAGTGGAAGGTTGAAAACTCATGGGGAGACAAGGTCGGTACAGATGGTTACTTTGTTGCCTCAGACGCTTGGATGGACGAATACACTTACCAAATCGTTGTCCGTAAAGAATTGTTAACAACCGAAGAACAAGCTGCTTACGAAGCAGAACCAATAGTTCTTGCACCGTGGGATCCAATGGGAGCCTTGGCTGAATAA
- a CDS encoding PTS mannose/fructose/sorbose transporter subunit IIC yields MSIISMVLVVVVAFLAGLEGILDQFQFHQPIVACTLIGLVTGNLEAGIILGGSLQMIALGWANIGAAVAPDAALASVAAAIIMVLGGDFTKTGIGVAQAVAIPLAVAGLFLTMIVRTLSVGLVHTADASAKKGDFKAVERAHFVALLLQGLRIAVPAALLLMVPTETVQSILNAMPDWLKDGMAIGGGMVVAVGYAMVINMMATREVWPFFAIGFVLAAVSDITLIGFGAIGVAIALIYLHLSKTGGNGGGGAATSNDPIGDILEDY; encoded by the coding sequence ATGTCTATTATTTCTATGGTTTTAGTAGTCGTTGTAGCCTTCCTAGCAGGTCTTGAAGGTATCCTCGACCAGTTCCAATTCCATCAACCAATCGTAGCTTGTACCCTTATCGGTCTTGTTACTGGTAACCTTGAAGCAGGGATTATCCTTGGTGGTTCTCTTCAAATGATCGCCCTTGGTTGGGCTAACATCGGAGCTGCCGTAGCTCCTGACGCTGCTCTTGCTTCTGTTGCTGCTGCCATTATCATGGTTCTTGGTGGCGACTTTACTAAGACAGGTATCGGTGTTGCCCAAGCGGTTGCTATCCCTCTTGCAGTTGCTGGTCTATTCTTGACTATGATTGTCCGTACACTCTCTGTCGGATTGGTTCACACTGCTGATGCTTCTGCTAAAAAAGGTGACTTCAAAGCAGTTGAACGTGCTCACTTTGTCGCACTTCTTCTTCAAGGTCTTCGTATTGCAGTCCCAGCAGCACTCCTTCTAATGGTACCAACTGAAACAGTACAAAGCATTCTAAATGCTATGCCTGATTGGCTCAAAGATGGTATGGCTATCGGTGGTGGTATGGTCGTTGCCGTTGGTTACGCTATGGTTATCAACATGATGGCAACTCGTGAAGTATGGCCATTCTTCGCTATCGGTTTCGTGCTTGCTGCCGTGTCAGATATTACTCTAATCGGATTTGGTGCTATCGGTGTTGCTATCGCTCTTATCTACCTTCACCTTTCTAAAACTGGTGGAAATGGTGGCGGAGGAGCCGCAACTTCTAACGACCCAATCGGCGATATCCTAGAAGACTACTAA
- a CDS encoding GlsB/YeaQ/YmgE family stress response membrane protein, with protein MLGSMFVGLLVGFLAGTLTNRGERMGCFGKMFLGWIGAFIGHLLFGTWGPIMAGTAIIPAVLGSMIVLAIFWRRGS; from the coding sequence GCCTCCTAGTGGGATTTTTAGCAGGCACTCTGACCAATCGTGGAGAGCGAATGGGATGTTTTGGAAAAATGTTTCTAGGCTGGATTGGTGCCTTTATAGGCCATTTGCTTTTTGGGACTTGGGGACCGATAATGGCAGGAACCGCCATTATTCCGGCAGTACTAGGTTCCATGATTGTTTTAGCGATTTTCTGGAGACGAGGAAGTTAA
- a CDS encoding PTS system mannose/fructose/sorbose family transporter subunit IID, whose protein sequence is MTEKLQLTKSDRKKVWWRSTFLQGSWNYERMQNLGWAYSLIPALKKLYTKKEDQIAALERHLEFFNTHPYVAAPIMGVTLALEEERANGVEIDDAAIQGVKIGMMGPLAGIGDPVFWFTVRPILGSLGASLALTGNILGPILFFVLWNLIRMSFLWYTQEIGYKAGSEITKDMSGGILQDITKGASILGMFILAVLVQRWVNIKFAFDVAKVQLDEKAYIHWDKLPEGSKGIQEAFAQVGQGLSQTSEKVTTFQQNLDMLIPGLSGLLLTFLCMYLLKKKVSPITIILALFAVGIVAHVLHIM, encoded by the coding sequence ATGACTGAAAAACTTCAATTAACTAAATCAGATCGTAAAAAAGTTTGGTGGCGTTCAACTTTCTTACAAGGTTCTTGGAACTATGAACGTATGCAAAACTTGGGTTGGGCTTACTCATTAATTCCAGCTCTTAAAAAACTCTACACTAAGAAAGAAGATCAAATCGCTGCTCTTGAACGCCATCTTGAGTTCTTCAACACTCACCCATACGTAGCCGCTCCAATCATGGGGGTTACTCTTGCACTTGAAGAAGAACGTGCTAACGGTGTTGAAATCGATGACGCTGCTATCCAAGGGGTTAAAATCGGTATGATGGGGCCTCTTGCTGGTATCGGTGACCCAGTATTCTGGTTTACAGTACGCCCAATCCTTGGATCACTCGGTGCTTCACTTGCCCTTACTGGTAATATCTTAGGTCCAATCCTCTTCTTCGTTCTTTGGAACTTGATTCGTATGTCATTCTTGTGGTATACACAAGAGATTGGATACAAGGCTGGATCAGAAATCACTAAAGACATGTCTGGCGGTATCCTCCAAGACATCACTAAAGGTGCTTCTATCCTTGGTATGTTCATTCTTGCTGTCCTTGTTCAACGTTGGGTAAATATTAAATTTGCTTTCGATGTTGCCAAAGTTCAACTAGATGAAAAGGCTTATATCCATTGGGATAAATTGCCAGAAGGATCTAAAGGTATCCAAGAAGCATTCGCACAAGTAGGACAAGGATTATCTCAAACATCTGAAAAAGTTACTACTTTCCAACAAAACTTGGATATGTTGATTCCTGGACTATCAGGACTACTCCTTACTTTCCTTTGCATGTACTTGCTTAAGAAAAAAGTATCTCCAATCACTATTATCCTTGCACTCTTCGCAGTGGGTATTGTGGCACATGTTCTTCACATCATGTAA
- a CDS encoding PTS sugar transporter subunit IIB: MSIGIIIASHGEFAAGIHQSGSMIFGEQEKVQVVTFMPNEGPDDLYAKFNNAVAAFDAEDEVLVLADLWSGSPFNQASRVMGENPERKFAIITGLNLPMLIQAYTERLMDATAGVEKVAANIIKEARDGIKALPEELNPVEEVASAAAAPVAQAAIPEGTVIGDGKLKINLARLDTRLLHGQVATAWTPDSKADRIIVASDNVAKDELRKELIKQAAPGKVKANVVPIQKLIDVAKDPRFGETHALILFETPQDALRAIEGGVPIKTLNVGSMAHSTGKTMVNNVLSMDKEDVATFEKMRDLGVEFDVRKVPNDTKKDLFDLINKANVQ; encoded by the coding sequence ATGAGTATCGGAATCATTATTGCGAGCCACGGCGAATTTGCTGCGGGTATTCATCAGTCAGGATCTATGATCTTTGGTGAACAAGAAAAGGTTCAAGTTGTAACCTTTATGCCAAATGAAGGTCCTGATGATCTATACGCTAAGTTTAATAACGCTGTTGCTGCATTTGACGCAGAAGATGAGGTTCTAGTTTTGGCTGACCTTTGGAGTGGATCTCCATTTAACCAAGCTAGCCGCGTGATGGGAGAAAATCCTGAGCGTAAGTTTGCCATCATCACAGGACTTAACTTACCGATGTTAATCCAAGCCTACACAGAGCGCCTGATGGACGCTACTGCAGGTGTAGAAAAAGTCGCTGCTAATATCATTAAAGAAGCCAGAGATGGCATCAAGGCTCTTCCAGAAGAGCTCAACCCAGTTGAGGAAGTAGCAAGCGCTGCAGCTGCTCCAGTTGCCCAAGCTGCTATTCCAGAAGGAACTGTCATCGGAGACGGTAAACTCAAAATCAACCTTGCCCGTCTAGACACTCGTTTACTTCACGGTCAGGTTGCAACTGCTTGGACTCCAGATTCAAAAGCAGACCGTATCATCGTTGCTTCAGATAACGTAGCTAAAGACGAATTACGTAAAGAATTGATTAAACAAGCAGCTCCAGGTAAAGTGAAAGCAAACGTTGTTCCTATCCAAAAACTAATCGACGTTGCAAAAGACCCTCGCTTCGGAGAAACACATGCCCTTATCTTGTTTGAAACACCTCAAGATGCCCTTCGTGCTATCGAAGGTGGCGTGCCAATCAAAACTCTTAATGTTGGATCAATGGCTCACTCAACTGGTAAAACAATGGTTAACAACGTTTTGTCTATGGATAAAGAAGACGTTGCTACATTTGAAAAAATGCGTGACCTTGGTGTTGAATTTGATGTACGTAAAGTACCAAACGACACGAAAAAAGATTTGTTTGACTTGATCAACAAAGCAAACGTGCAATAA